A part of Trichocoleus sp. FACHB-46 genomic DNA contains:
- the def gene encoding peptide deformylase: MTSEVLVEKKKLDNPPLEIHHLGDRVLRQPAKRINKVDAEIRDLVREMLQTMYSADGIGLAAPQVAVQKQLIVIDCEPDDPTNQPLILINPSVKHMGRDICVAQEGCLSIPGVYLDVKRPAAVEVSYKDEYGRPQKLTATGLLSRAIQHEMDHLNGVLFVDRVENGLALNQELAKYGFSAQAVKPVA, encoded by the coding sequence ATGACTTCTGAGGTTCTTGTCGAAAAGAAAAAGTTAGATAATCCGCCTCTGGAAATTCACCATCTTGGCGATCGCGTCTTACGCCAGCCAGCAAAGCGAATTAATAAAGTGGATGCAGAAATCCGCGATTTAGTACGTGAAATGCTCCAAACCATGTACAGCGCTGATGGTATTGGGTTGGCTGCTCCCCAAGTAGCTGTGCAGAAACAACTGATTGTCATAGATTGCGAACCAGATGACCCCACTAATCAACCGCTGATCTTGATCAATCCCAGCGTCAAGCACATGGGCCGCGATATTTGTGTAGCTCAAGAAGGCTGCCTCAGCATTCCAGGGGTTTATCTAGATGTCAAACGACCTGCGGCAGTCGAGGTGTCTTATAAAGACGAGTATGGACGGCCACAGAAACTAACTGCAACTGGACTACTCTCTCGGGCGATTCAGCATGAAATGGATCACTTAAACGGTGTGTTATTTGTAGACCGAGTCGAGAATGGCCTAGCACTCAATCAAGAGCTGGCTAAGTATGGGTTTTCGGCTCAGGCTGTGAAGCCTGTTGCTTAG
- a CDS encoding S-layer family protein: MSLSISDLFDESFYLVNNPDVAEAVRQGFFISGFEHFIQFGQFEVVNSPSRNPSPLFDEAFYLTNNPDVAEAVRQGFFPNGFQHFIQFGQFELGNSPTRSPSFLFDEAYYLANNPDVLSAVKASVFNSGFEHFIRFGQFEADTTQTRNPSIFYNERFYLEHNSDVAAAVASGSFASGFRHFVFFGIKEGRTAINTPPVAGSESFTVDEDTLTLLPSLLANDSDRDGDPLVIAGFTSPAHGSLTTNTDGTFSYTPELNYEGTDSFTYTVSDGYGGVASSTVTITINPSPDTPVAGNDAFTTNEDTALSFTSTELLRNDFDPEGDTFFFDNFVQPANGTVEGLGNGTFIYNPKSNFNGTDSFTYTITDGNGTTVASTVNLTVRSVNDVPIAGNDTFSTNEDTEVSFSRATLLSNDTDADGNPILITGFTQPLNGRLVDLGGSYIYTPKSNFNGTDTFTYTITDGRGGNTTAVVTLNVNAINDAPIAGNDIITTNEDTSVTFTQANLLLNDSDADQDTPLITSFSQPGRGVLASSNGSLTYTPTANFSGSDSFTYVVTDGKGSSTTATVTLVVNSVQDIPVANNDAFTTSEDTELLITPNELLRNDSDADQQQLLINSFGPALNGAIRDNGNQTFTYTPSPNFNGSDSFTYTITDGSGGTATATVNVNVTSVNDIPVASSDAVTTNEDSLVLITNVLTNDRDADQDAIAIISFTQPSSGTVDSRNNGSFNYIPNPDFNGSDSFTYTISDGRGGSTTGVVNITVNAVNDLPIANSDTASTNEDTQATIVNVLANDSDIEGDTFFLSSSTSATNGQLIDQGNGTFRYTPNTNFNGTDSFTYTITDSNGGSASATVNITVNAVNDAPIAISDTASTTEDTQVNIPVLTNDTDAEGDVLSVSNFSLATKGSLSQNNGVFTYTPNANANGTDSFTYTISDGNGGSASATVNVTITPVNDAPIAISDTASTPEDTQVNIPVLTNDTDVEGNPLSITGVSVNPTRGSVVNNNGVFTYTPNANVNGTDSFTYTISDGNGGSASATVNITVNAVNDAPIAISDTASTPEDTVVTINAFANDTDAENDVLSVSNFSLATKGSLSQNNGVFTYTPNANANGTDSFTYTISDGNGGSASATVNITVNAVNDAPIAISDTASTPEDTQVNIPVLTNDTDVEGNPLSITGVSVNPTRGSVVNNNGVFTYTPNANANGSDSFTYTISDGNGGSASATVNVTITPVNDAPIAISDTASTTEDTQVNIPVLTNDTDVEGNPLSITGVSVNPTRGSVVSNNGVFTYTPNANANGTDSFTYTIGDGNGGSASATVNVTITPVNDAPIANSDTVTTNEDTVVTIAALANDTDVEGNTLSITGNTNPANGSVISNNGTFRYTPTTNFNGSDSFTYTISDGNGGTASATVNITVAAVNDLPKASADLLVVDATTSTTIIPGTLLANDTDVEGTLTIASTTQPTRGSLEARPDGTYVYNATSGANGSDSFTYTVSDGAGGNATATVNLIVAQSIDSNFSLAANENITAATTIPHTSVSVRGDGSFDYYSFIIGSASGQGSVQGIFDIDFADQGGTAALDTEIFLFDNRGTLLATNDDAGSPDAGSSSLNDSYLTYNFNAPGRYVIGVAKVESTNTIGSGITGTPLTANDSYTLNVSIENHFTV, translated from the coding sequence ATGAGTTTGAGTATTAGCGACCTATTTGATGAGAGCTTCTATCTCGTGAATAATCCGGACGTAGCAGAGGCTGTCCGGCAAGGTTTTTTTATCAGTGGTTTTGAACACTTTATTCAATTTGGTCAGTTTGAAGTTGTCAACAGCCCTAGCCGCAACCCTAGCCCCTTATTTGATGAGGCGTTTTATCTAACCAATAACCCGGATGTAGCGGAAGCTGTTCGGCAAGGCTTCTTTCCTAACGGGTTTCAGCACTTCATTCAGTTTGGTCAGTTTGAGCTTGGGAACAGTCCAACTCGTTCTCCCAGTTTTCTGTTTGATGAGGCATATTATCTGGCCAATAACCCAGATGTCCTCTCAGCAGTTAAGGCAAGCGTCTTTAACAGTGGCTTCGAGCACTTTATTCGTTTTGGTCAGTTTGAGGCTGATACTACTCAGACTCGCAATCCAAGTATTTTTTATAACGAGCGATTCTATCTAGAACACAACTCAGACGTCGCGGCAGCTGTTGCGAGTGGCTCTTTTGCCAGTGGCTTCCGACATTTCGTCTTTTTCGGAATTAAGGAGGGACGAACTGCGATAAATACGCCTCCGGTTGCTGGTAGTGAGAGCTTTACTGTTGATGAAGATACTCTTACACTCCTCCCCAGTCTCTTGGCCAATGACAGCGATCGCGATGGTGATCCACTGGTCATTGCAGGTTTCACTAGTCCTGCTCATGGGTCGCTGACGACTAATACCGATGGGACATTCTCCTACACCCCAGAGCTTAACTATGAGGGAACTGATAGCTTCACCTACACAGTGAGTGATGGTTATGGTGGTGTAGCGAGTAGTACTGTCACCATTACCATTAACCCCAGCCCAGATACTCCGGTTGCAGGTAATGACGCGTTTACTACCAACGAAGACACTGCGCTTAGCTTCACTAGCACCGAGCTACTGAGGAACGATTTCGATCCTGAGGGAGACACCTTCTTCTTCGATAACTTCGTGCAACCTGCCAATGGCACGGTCGAGGGCTTGGGCAATGGCACCTTTATCTACAATCCCAAGTCCAACTTCAACGGCACAGATAGCTTCACTTACACCATTACAGACGGCAATGGTACTACAGTCGCTAGTACCGTCAACCTCACTGTTCGTTCCGTCAATGATGTACCCATAGCGGGCAACGATACTTTCAGTACCAACGAAGATACGGAAGTCAGTTTCAGTCGAGCTACGCTGTTAAGCAATGACACGGATGCTGATGGCAATCCTATCTTAATTACAGGCTTTACTCAGCCACTAAACGGTAGGCTCGTTGATCTTGGCGGCTCCTATATCTATACCCCCAAGTCCAACTTCAACGGCACAGATACCTTCACTTACACCATTACAGATGGTCGCGGTGGTAATACAACTGCTGTTGTGACTCTGAACGTTAACGCGATCAACGACGCACCGATCGCGGGTAACGATATTATTACGACAAACGAAGATACATCGGTTACCTTTACTCAGGCCAATCTGTTACTTAATGACAGCGATGCTGACCAAGATACCCCTTTAATTACTAGCTTCTCCCAACCGGGACGGGGAGTGCTAGCGAGTAGTAATGGGAGTCTTACATACACACCTACTGCCAACTTTAGTGGCAGTGATAGCTTTACTTATGTCGTTACTGATGGCAAAGGTAGTTCTACGACTGCTACTGTCACCCTAGTTGTCAACTCAGTTCAAGATATTCCTGTTGCCAACAATGATGCATTCACGACCAGTGAAGACACAGAGTTACTCATTACTCCTAATGAGCTCCTGAGAAACGATAGTGATGCAGACCAACAGCAACTGCTAATCAATAGCTTTGGTCCAGCATTAAATGGTGCTATCAGAGATAACGGCAATCAAACCTTTACTTACACTCCAAGCCCTAACTTTAACGGTTCTGATAGCTTCACCTACACCATTACAGATGGTAGTGGTGGAACCGCGACTGCTACGGTCAACGTCAATGTTACGTCAGTCAACGATATTCCGGTTGCGAGTAGTGACGCAGTAACCACGAATGAAGATTCGTTGGTTTTAATTACTAATGTACTCACCAACGATAGAGATGCAGACCAAGACGCGATCGCAATTATTAGCTTCACTCAGCCTAGTAGCGGTACAGTAGACAGTCGCAACAACGGCTCGTTTAATTACATACCCAATCCTGACTTCAACGGGTCTGATAGCTTCACCTACACCATTAGTGATGGCAGGGGAGGCAGTACTACTGGCGTCGTCAACATCACTGTTAACGCGGTGAACGACCTGCCCATTGCCAATAGCGATACGGCAAGCACTAATGAAGATACACAAGCCACAATTGTCAATGTCTTAGCCAACGACAGTGACATTGAGGGTGATACCTTTTTCCTCAGTAGCAGTACCTCAGCTACGAATGGTCAGCTAATTGATCAGGGAAATGGCACCTTCCGCTACACCCCAAACACCAATTTCAACGGCACAGATAGCTTTACCTACACCATTACTGATAGCAACGGTGGCTCTGCTTCTGCCACAGTCAACATCACGGTTAACGCGGTCAATGATGCTCCGATTGCCATCAGCGATACAGCAAGCACCACTGAAGACACACAGGTCAACATCCCTGTCCTGACCAATGACACGGATGCTGAAGGCGATGTTCTGAGTGTTAGTAATTTCTCCCTTGCGACCAAAGGTAGCCTGAGCCAAAACAACGGCGTCTTCACTTACACGCCCAATGCGAATGCGAATGGCACAGACAGCTTCACCTACACCATCAGTGATGGCAATGGCGGCTCTGCTTCTGCCACAGTTAATGTCACCATCACCCCAGTCAATGATGCTCCGATTGCCATCAGCGATACGGCAAGCACCCCTGAAGACACCCAGGTCAACATCCCTGTCCTGACCAATGACACCGATGTAGAAGGCAATCCCCTTTCGATTACAGGGGTCTCTGTCAATCCCACTCGGGGCTCTGTGGTCAACAACAACGGCGTCTTCACTTACACGCCCAATGCGAATGTGAATGGCACAGACAGCTTCACCTACACCATCAGTGATGGCAATGGCGGCTCTGCCTCGGCCACAGTCAACATCACGGTTAACGCGGTCAATGATGCTCCGATCGCCATCAGCGATACAGCAAGCACCCCTGAAGACACAGTGGTCACGATTAATGCTTTTGCTAATGACACCGATGCTGAAAACGATGTTCTGAGTGTTAGTAATTTCTCTCTGGCGACCAAGGGTAGCCTGAGCCAAAACAACGGCGTCTTCACTTACACGCCCAATGCGAATGCGAATGGCACAGACAGCTTCACCTACACCATCAGTGATGGCAATGGCGGCTCTGCCTCGGCAACGGTCAACATCACGGTTAACGCGGTCAATGATGCTCCGATTGCCATCAGCGATACGGCAAGCACCCCTGAAGACACCCAGGTCAACATCCCTGTCCTGACCAATGACACGGATGTAGAAGGCAATCCCCTTTCGATTACAGGGGTCTCTGTCAATCCCACCCGGGGCTCTGTGGTCAACAACAACGGCGTCTTCACTTACACGCCCAATGCGAATGCGAATGGCTCAGACAGCTTCACCTACACCATCAGTGATGGCAATGGCGGCTCTGCTTCTGCCACAGTTAATGTCACCATCACTCCAGTCAACGATGCTCCGATTGCCATCAGCGATACAGCAAGCACCACTGAAGACACACAGGTCAACATCCCTGTCCTGACCAATGACACGGATGTAGAAGGCAATCCCCTTTCGATTACAGGGGTCTCTGTCAATCCCACTCGGGGCTCTGTGGTCAGCAACAACGGCGTCTTCACTTACACGCCCAATGCGAATGCGAATGGCACAGACAGCTTCACCTATACCATCGGTGATGGCAATGGTGGCTCTGCTTCTGCCACAGTTAATGTCACCATCACCCCGGTCAATGATGCTCCGATTGCCAACAGTGATACGGTCACAACTAACGAAGATACAGTAGTCACGATCGCAGCCCTAGCGAATGACACTGATGTTGAGGGCAACACTCTGTCAATTACCGGAAATACCAATCCTGCGAATGGCTCCGTTATCAGCAACAACGGTACCTTCCGCTATACCCCGACGACCAACTTCAACGGCTCTGATAGCTTCACCTACACCATCAGTGATGGCAATGGGGGAACGGCTTCTGCCACAGTCAATATCACGGTTGCTGCTGTCAACGACTTACCCAAAGCTTCGGCTGACCTATTAGTAGTAGATGCTACGACTTCAACCACCATCATTCCTGGTACCTTGTTAGCCAATGATACGGATGTTGAGGGAACCCTAACGATCGCCAGTACCACCCAGCCAACCCGTGGTAGCTTGGAGGCTAGACCTGATGGTACCTATGTCTACAACGCTACTAGTGGCGCTAATGGCAGTGATAGCTTCACTTACACAGTGAGTGATGGCGCAGGCGGCAATGCGACAGCGACAGTAAATTTGATCGTGGCTCAGAGCATTGATTCTAATTTCTCCTTAGCCGCCAACGAAAACATCACTGCTGCTACAACCATTCCGCACACCTCTGTCTCAGTTAGGGGAGATGGCTCCTTTGACTACTACTCGTTTATTATCGGTAGTGCCTCAGGGCAAGGTTCTGTCCAAGGTATCTTTGATATTGACTTTGCCGATCAGGGTGGTACTGCGGCTTTGGATACCGAGATATTCCTCTTTGACAACAGAGGTACTCTCTTAGCAACAAATGATGATGCTGGTAGCCCTGATGCTGGTAGTTCGTCCTTGAATGATTCATATCTGACCTATAACTTTAATGCCCCAGGGCGTTACGTTATTGGAGTTGCCAAGGTTGAGTCAACCAACACCATTGGCAGCGGAATCACGGGTACACCGCTCACGGCGAATGATAGTTACACGCTCAATGTTTCCATCGAAAACCATTTCACAGTTTAG